The proteins below come from a single Halomicroarcula saliterrae genomic window:
- a CDS encoding molybdopterin-dependent oxidoreductase → MDWRRYTPSPRAVDWGLFAAVATVLATGVATIYTGTRATAWVVDLHAVAGVVLVCLLPIKLWRVRHRVTPERLTATRALSVLLALDAAGALATGVWWVFGGSLDLGPWGLFHLHTALGLLVAPLLVAHLCSRVHSPGTAVRHGRRDAVRYAGLVATGALVWRLQGPVNDALDTAGSDRRFTGSREEGSGDGNRFPVTSWVADDPDPVDADEWSLRVGGRVATERAYALSELPAGASEQALLDCTSGWYSDHEWQGVRVGDLLDAADPDDAAAWVQFRSVTGYRWSLPIEAARDALLATRVDGEVLAHGHGFPLRLVAPGRRGFQWVKWVEELRVTGRREVGEWVAIFVSGV, encoded by the coding sequence ATGGACTGGCGCCGGTACACCCCCTCGCCGCGAGCGGTCGACTGGGGCCTCTTCGCCGCCGTCGCGACCGTGCTCGCGACCGGCGTGGCCACGATATACACGGGAACGCGAGCGACGGCGTGGGTCGTCGACCTCCACGCGGTCGCCGGCGTCGTGCTGGTCTGCCTGTTGCCCATCAAACTGTGGCGGGTCCGCCACCGGGTCACGCCCGAGCGACTCACCGCCACGCGAGCGCTCTCCGTCCTGCTCGCGCTCGACGCCGCGGGCGCGCTGGCCACGGGCGTCTGGTGGGTTTTCGGGGGGTCGCTCGACCTCGGCCCGTGGGGCCTGTTCCACCTCCATACGGCGCTCGGACTGCTCGTCGCACCGCTGCTGGTCGCACACCTCTGCAGCCGCGTTCACTCGCCGGGAACCGCGGTGCGACACGGCCGCCGCGACGCCGTCCGGTACGCCGGGCTCGTCGCGACGGGCGCGCTGGTGTGGCGGCTCCAGGGGCCGGTCAACGACGCCCTCGACACCGCGGGGTCGGACCGGCGGTTCACCGGCTCCCGCGAGGAGGGCAGCGGCGACGGCAACCGCTTTCCCGTGACCAGCTGGGTCGCCGACGACCCCGACCCGGTCGACGCGGACGAGTGGTCCCTGCGCGTCGGCGGCCGGGTCGCCACCGAGCGAGCGTACGCGCTCTCGGAGCTCCCGGCGGGGGCGAGCGAGCAGGCGCTGCTCGACTGCACGAGCGGCTGGTACTCCGACCACGAGTGGCAGGGCGTCCGCGTCGGCGACCTGCTCGACGCCGCCGACCCCGACGACGCGGCCGCGTGGGTGCAGTTTCGCTCCGTGACGGGCTATCGCTGGAGCCTCCCTATCGAGGCCGCCCGCGACGCCCTGCTCGCGACCCGCGTCGACGGCGAGGTGCTCGCCCACGGCCACGGCTTTCCCCTCAGGCTGGTCGCGCCCGGTCGACGGGGGTTCCAGTGGGTGAAGTGGGTCGAGGAACTGCGGGTGACCGGCCGCCGGGAGGTCGGTGAGTGGGTCGCTATCTTCGTCAGCGGGGTGTAG
- a CDS encoding HAD family hydrolase, whose product MTEALCFALDGVLVHRTRSDAEILRDVFTSHAIEPTEARLATARASFRRAFDALEPEPYRQSMAAVVDAADSDTDPAELVATLREETYAATTVPGAARESLSGLAETSALAVIANGPREWQVGKLDRHGLTDSFDAVVASYDAGAHRPDTAPFDRLRERVSADEYVMVGDGDDVSGARAAGFVPIEYRTDGPDLWATIDALL is encoded by the coding sequence ATGACTGAGGCGCTCTGTTTCGCGCTGGACGGGGTGTTGGTCCACCGGACCCGCTCGGACGCCGAGATTCTGCGCGACGTGTTCACGAGCCACGCTATCGAGCCGACCGAGGCACGGCTGGCGACGGCGAGAGCGTCGTTCAGGCGGGCCTTCGACGCGCTGGAGCCCGAGCCCTACCGGCAGTCGATGGCGGCGGTCGTCGACGCCGCCGACTCGGATACCGACCCGGCCGAACTGGTCGCCACGCTCCGCGAGGAGACGTACGCGGCGACGACGGTGCCCGGGGCCGCCCGCGAGAGCCTGTCCGGGCTCGCCGAGACCAGCGCGCTCGCGGTGATCGCGAACGGCCCCCGCGAGTGGCAGGTCGGGAAGCTCGACCGCCACGGTCTGACCGACTCGTTCGACGCCGTCGTCGCCTCCTACGACGCGGGGGCACACAGGCCCGACACCGCTCCGTTCGACAGGCTCCGCGAGCGGGTCTCCGCCGACGAGTACGTGATGGTCGGTGACGGAGACGACGTTTCGGGGGCACGAGCGGCCGGATTCGTCCCGATAGAGTACCGGACTGACGGCCCGGACCTGTGGGCGACTATCGACGCCTTGCTCTGA
- a CDS encoding RNA-binding domain-containing protein, producing MSAVYSVDVTITAPVNDTEVTARVADAVRNLFPEADPTHREGELVAEVHTMEGFSEALHRAEILDTARSVFFDNLAGDSFSFDLKKQAAFESRVNFAVGEPAELGDIHVSVTVREPDAESYIDYVAPPTEDGKPLDTE from the coding sequence ATGAGCGCCGTCTACAGCGTCGACGTGACGATTACGGCGCCGGTCAACGACACGGAGGTCACCGCGCGGGTCGCCGACGCCGTCCGGAATCTGTTCCCGGAGGCCGACCCGACACACCGCGAGGGGGAGCTCGTCGCCGAGGTCCACACGATGGAGGGCTTCTCGGAGGCGCTCCACCGCGCGGAAATCCTCGACACCGCCCGCTCGGTCTTCTTCGACAACCTGGCCGGCGACAGCTTCTCCTTCGACCTGAAGAAGCAGGCGGCCTTCGAGAGCCGGGTTAACTTCGCCGTCGGCGAGCCCGCGGAACTGGGCGACATCCACGTCTCCGTCACCGTCCGCGAACCGGACGCCGAGAGCTACATCGACTACGTCGCCCCGCCGACCGAGGACGGCAAACCGCTCGACACGGAATGA
- a CDS encoding AAA family ATPase, which yields MTVIGVVGLPGSGKSEAAAVAADMGVPVVTMGDVIREECRERGLDPATDHGTVAKALREENGLGAIAERSLPIIEAEREDSDTVLVDGIRSDVEVGAFRDAFGESFVLLEIDAPFDVRADRLDLRGRDASVDEGGESLDERDERELGFGMGEAMAMADVTIENTDSLSAFQRQIRALLEDGVEAAES from the coding sequence ATGACAGTCATCGGTGTCGTCGGACTCCCCGGCAGCGGCAAGAGCGAGGCGGCGGCGGTCGCCGCCGACATGGGCGTGCCGGTCGTGACGATGGGCGACGTGATCCGCGAGGAGTGCCGCGAGCGCGGGCTGGACCCCGCGACCGACCACGGGACGGTCGCGAAGGCGCTGCGCGAGGAGAACGGCCTCGGCGCCATCGCCGAGCGCTCGCTGCCGATCATCGAGGCCGAACGCGAGGACAGCGACACCGTCCTCGTCGACGGCATCCGCTCGGACGTGGAGGTCGGGGCGTTTCGGGACGCCTTCGGCGAGTCGTTCGTCCTGCTGGAGATAGACGCGCCCTTCGACGTTCGCGCCGACCGGCTCGACCTTCGGGGCCGGGACGCGAGCGTCGACGAGGGCGGCGAGTCGCTCGACGAGCGCGACGAGCGCGAACTGGGCTTCGGGATGGGCGAGGCGATGGCGATGGCCGACGTGACCATCGAGAACACCGACTCGCTGTCGGCGTTCCAGCGGCAAATCCGGGCGCTGCTCGAAGACGGCGTGGAGGCGGCCGAGTCATGA
- a CDS encoding polyprenyl synthetase family protein: protein MEYLEARRDRVEARLEAVIDGVRPDELAEQVGHVVLSGGKRVRPTVAVLVCEALGGDPGDAVDFAVGIELVHNASLVIDDIIDESDVRRGTPAAWAEYGHGSAIIASDGLLGEAFALFSGDERAMQTVAESMVELGEGEATELVAQPSNETEYMVLARRKTGALFRAAAELGAIAAGADGYTVETMGEYAQRVGVAFQMRDDVLDATADAETLGKPTGHDAAMERPSFLEVTDLTAEEANAKARAESDAALEALDTVDAPDSQSMEYLRELAEFVVVRER, encoded by the coding sequence ATGGAGTATCTCGAGGCGCGTCGTGACCGCGTCGAGGCGCGGCTAGAGGCCGTCATCGACGGCGTCAGGCCCGACGAACTCGCCGAGCAGGTCGGGCACGTCGTGCTCTCGGGCGGGAAACGGGTCCGCCCGACGGTGGCCGTGCTGGTGTGTGAGGCGCTGGGCGGGGACCCGGGCGACGCGGTCGATTTCGCCGTTGGCATCGAACTGGTCCACAACGCCTCGCTGGTCATCGACGACATCATCGACGAGTCGGACGTCCGCCGCGGGACGCCGGCGGCGTGGGCCGAATACGGCCACGGCTCGGCTATCATCGCCTCGGACGGCCTCCTGGGGGAGGCCTTTGCCCTCTTTTCCGGCGACGAACGGGCGATGCAGACCGTCGCCGAGTCGATGGTCGAACTGGGTGAGGGCGAGGCCACGGAGCTGGTCGCCCAGCCGAGCAACGAGACGGAGTACATGGTGCTGGCCCGTCGCAAGACGGGCGCGCTGTTCCGGGCGGCCGCGGAGCTGGGCGCCATCGCGGCCGGCGCCGACGGCTACACGGTCGAGACGATGGGCGAGTACGCCCAGCGGGTCGGCGTCGCCTTCCAGATGCGCGACGACGTGTTAGACGCCACCGCCGACGCCGAGACGCTGGGCAAGCCGACGGGTCACGACGCGGCGATGGAACGGCCCTCCTTCCTCGAGGTGACCGACCTCACCGCCGAAGAGGCAAACGCCAAGGCCCGCGCCGAGTCCGACGCCGCGCTCGAAGCGCTCGACACCGTCGACGCCCCCGACTCCCAGTCGATGGAGTATCTCCGGGAGCTGGCTGAGTTCGTCGTTGTTCGGGAACGCTGA
- a CDS encoding HAMP domain-containing protein — protein sequence MSEDDTPQSRSVDEASSVLPGFLARSFLAKFLAALLLISVVIVGVSANTYNQTDTQLTAETETEYTGVANQSATQIEEWRQSRSDTTRRLSQFEVIRSGTHSERQSFLESERERLPEDVYRVHLVNRSNSNITASTSEAKVGEPLNTREAPWQNDNLTYNDDGVFVSRADEALTRSLVSFVTEVETESGDDLILVMQTDMDALAGNLPAPSQGVYSQVIDAEGRIVAGTQETERLDRNDGTLSVYTDSPGDLSILRSGLNGETGFVQGADINGTTLPDHSSVAIGFASVEGEEWIVATHVPLSTAYALRSTITTNLLVLAVTAFLGIGVIGVVFGRGTVSALNRLTEKAERLEAGNLDIELEVNRRDEFGRLTASFANMRDALRDRIQEAESARKEAEVSRQEALAMTDYLQEKAEDYSEVMQRCANGDLTQRMEVDNENDAMDRIAEEFNEMLGELEKTTGQLKTFSEEVADSSEIVLTNTENVRQSAERVTASVDAINTDATQQEERLQALAVTLDEVIDRLHSLKGNPHVDINDELAQFESVADVLDEVTGKSQSIRSEAEDASETSKQQADELDEVSERADRLKRYAKPLGGILDRFETAAEHEFVFSGGPSQPVQNDDN from the coding sequence ATGAGCGAAGACGACACACCCCAGTCGCGAAGCGTAGACGAAGCCAGCAGCGTCCTCCCCGGTTTTCTGGCCCGGAGCTTCCTCGCGAAGTTTCTGGCTGCGTTGCTGTTGATTTCGGTCGTTATCGTCGGCGTGAGTGCGAACACGTACAACCAGACGGACACCCAGCTGACCGCCGAGACCGAGACGGAGTACACCGGTGTCGCGAACCAGAGCGCGACACAGATCGAAGAGTGGCGCCAATCACGGAGCGACACGACCCGGCGGCTCTCACAGTTCGAGGTGATCCGGAGCGGCACCCACTCCGAGCGACAGAGCTTCCTCGAAAGCGAGCGGGAACGGCTCCCCGAGGACGTGTATCGGGTGCACCTCGTCAACCGCAGCAACTCGAACATCACCGCGAGCACGTCCGAGGCCAAAGTCGGCGAACCCCTCAACACGCGCGAAGCGCCGTGGCAGAACGACAACCTGACCTACAACGACGACGGCGTGTTCGTCTCGCGTGCGGACGAGGCGCTGACCCGCTCGCTGGTGTCGTTCGTCACCGAGGTCGAGACCGAGAGCGGCGACGACCTTATTCTCGTGATGCAGACCGACATGGACGCACTGGCCGGGAACCTCCCAGCGCCGTCACAGGGCGTCTACTCGCAGGTCATCGACGCTGAAGGCCGTATCGTCGCGGGGACCCAGGAAACCGAACGGCTCGACCGTAACGACGGGACCCTCTCGGTGTACACCGACAGCCCCGGCGACCTGTCCATCCTGCGGAGCGGGCTGAACGGCGAGACCGGGTTCGTCCAGGGCGCTGACATCAACGGCACCACGCTGCCGGACCACAGCAGCGTCGCTATCGGGTTCGCGTCCGTCGAAGGCGAGGAGTGGATCGTCGCGACCCACGTCCCGCTCTCGACGGCCTACGCGCTCCGGAGCACTATCACCACGAACCTGCTCGTGCTCGCGGTGACGGCGTTCCTCGGTATCGGTGTCATCGGCGTCGTCTTCGGTCGCGGGACTGTGAGCGCGCTGAACCGGCTGACCGAGAAGGCCGAACGGCTGGAGGCCGGCAACCTCGACATCGAGCTGGAGGTCAACCGCCGCGACGAGTTCGGTCGGCTGACCGCCTCGTTCGCCAACATGCGCGACGCGCTCCGGGACCGTATCCAGGAGGCCGAGTCCGCTCGCAAAGAGGCCGAGGTCTCCCGACAGGAGGCACTCGCCATGACCGACTACCTCCAGGAGAAGGCGGAGGACTACAGCGAGGTCATGCAGCGGTGTGCCAACGGTGACCTCACCCAGCGCATGGAGGTCGACAACGAGAACGACGCGATGGACCGCATCGCCGAGGAGTTCAACGAGATGCTGGGCGAACTCGAGAAGACCACCGGACAGCTCAAGACCTTCTCGGAGGAGGTCGCCGACTCCAGTGAGATCGTGCTGACGAACACGGAGAACGTCCGCCAGTCCGCAGAGCGCGTGACGGCCTCTGTCGACGCGATCAACACGGACGCCACCCAGCAGGAGGAGCGCCTGCAGGCGCTCGCTGTCACCCTCGACGAGGTCATCGACCGGCTCCACTCGCTGAAGGGGAACCCACACGTCGACATCAACGACGAACTGGCGCAGTTCGAGTCCGTCGCCGACGTGCTGGACGAGGTCACCGGCAAGAGCCAGTCGATTCGGTCTGAGGCCGAGGACGCCTCGGAGACTTCCAAACAGCAGGCCGACGAGCTGGACGAGGTCTCGGAACGTGCCGACCGGCTCAAGCGGTACGCGAAGCCGCTCGGCGGTATCCTCGACCGGTTCGAGACCGCCGCCGAACACGAGTTCGTCTTCTCGGGCGGCCCGAGCCAGCCGGTCCAGAACGACGACAACTGA
- a CDS encoding ABC transporter substrate-binding protein, which produces MTDRITDGISRRSALKSLAVTGTVGLAGCGGIFSESETEYGPTDIPPKQRGIKEWGQKLNEHAREAGIDWDQFSGDDITLTFGMGLHPYSTTFSTQAEDGTMVKDYFEDLTGITVDYEIVSEDQFWLETENALSSDDNPYDGIMNGLWPSGGYHFGDDGNAWVRDLIPYINNSSLTDKQWLRMGDFKRQTIELMSYPNADGTVELTALPNGIEAYGCTAIHKPTFETLGLSEPRNFAELESAAKTISESNEVSREGIVSRTSSTTLSSANWGTMFKTYGGEWIDRDARTATLNQEQGVKSLERFGGMLNKYGPSNPGTYDWYANNNAYSNGEVGMMYSTPQTSGIVDTQIMEETKWLPPLQGPDGRDPIVDTWVWATGITATSDNPEAAWLYIQWANSRMANLMLSTRQWRGDGPRAGYARFDYVKNQVDQGNTPPVPGEGYINAFEQGMNNVPGGNPDSPGEYPPVPVDTPQNMNIMSEAAQAMSSVVSGQRTAKKALDDAATKIEDDGYLTESAIPSRYIANDRFLTRDYGQEFGGS; this is translated from the coding sequence ATGACAGACCGGATTACTGACGGAATATCACGACGGAGCGCACTCAAATCACTGGCCGTAACGGGGACGGTCGGACTCGCCGGGTGCGGGGGGATCTTCTCCGAATCCGAGACGGAGTACGGCCCGACGGACATCCCGCCCAAGCAGCGGGGCATCAAGGAGTGGGGGCAGAAACTCAACGAGCACGCGAGGGAGGCGGGCATCGACTGGGACCAGTTCTCTGGCGACGATATCACGCTGACTTTCGGGATGGGGCTGCACCCGTACTCGACGACGTTCTCGACGCAGGCCGAGGACGGGACGATGGTCAAGGACTACTTCGAGGACCTGACCGGCATCACCGTCGACTACGAGATCGTCTCGGAGGACCAGTTCTGGCTGGAGACCGAGAACGCGCTCTCCAGCGACGACAACCCCTACGACGGTATCATGAACGGGCTGTGGCCCTCGGGCGGCTACCACTTCGGTGACGACGGCAACGCTTGGGTCCGGGACCTCATCCCGTACATCAACAACAGCAGCCTGACGGACAAGCAGTGGCTCCGGATGGGGGATTTCAAGCGCCAGACCATCGAGCTGATGTCGTACCCCAACGCGGACGGCACCGTCGAGCTGACGGCGCTGCCAAACGGTATCGAGGCCTACGGCTGTACGGCGATCCACAAGCCGACCTTCGAGACGCTCGGGCTCAGCGAGCCGCGGAACTTCGCGGAGCTGGAGTCGGCGGCAAAGACGATCTCCGAGTCGAACGAGGTGAGCCGCGAGGGTATCGTCTCACGGACCAGTTCGACCACGCTGTCGTCGGCCAACTGGGGGACGATGTTCAAGACCTACGGCGGGGAGTGGATCGACCGCGACGCCCGGACGGCGACGCTCAACCAGGAGCAGGGCGTCAAATCCCTGGAGCGGTTCGGCGGCATGCTGAACAAGTACGGCCCGAGCAACCCCGGGACGTACGACTGGTACGCGAACAACAACGCCTACAGCAACGGGGAGGTCGGGATGATGTACTCGACGCCACAGACCTCGGGTATCGTCGACACCCAGATAATGGAGGAGACGAAGTGGCTCCCGCCGCTGCAGGGACCCGACGGCCGCGACCCCATCGTCGACACCTGGGTCTGGGCGACCGGTATCACCGCGACCTCGGACAACCCCGAGGCGGCGTGGCTGTACATCCAGTGGGCCAACTCGCGAATGGCGAACCTGATGCTATCGACCCGGCAGTGGAGGGGTGACGGTCCCCGCGCGGGGTACGCCCGGTTCGACTACGTCAAGAACCAGGTCGATCAGGGTAACACGCCGCCGGTCCCCGGCGAGGGGTACATCAACGCCTTCGAGCAGGGCATGAACAACGTCCCCGGAGGCAACCCCGACAGTCCCGGGGAGTATCCGCCGGTCCCGGTCGATACGCCCCAGAACATGAACATCATGTCCGAGGCCGCTCAGGCGATGAGCAGCGTCGTCAGCGGCCAGCGGACCGCGAAGAAGGCCCTCGACGACGCGGCGACCAAGATCGAGGACGACGGGTATCTCACGGAGTCGGCGATTCCCAGCCGGTACATCGCGAACGACAGATTCTTGACTAGGGACTACGGGCAGGAATTCGGAGGTTCATAA
- a CDS encoding electron transfer flavoprotein subunit alpha/FixB family protein produces the protein MTVLAVAEHRRGRLRDVSLELLSAGRELTAGTDRAVHAAVVGGRAERFADRLARVGVDVVHTTAAGEAFNHDVATQALTQLVEAVDADLVLAPHTVTGLDYAPALASRLDWPLVTDVIGLSGDDGLAVTRECLASKLVETLAVDGERAVLTLRPGAWSAAEGSGDADVRPFTPDIDDSAVRSTVTGFEAVGPGDVDLTDADVVVAVGRGIGSESNLDLIFDLADAMGATVAASSPPVKKGWLSADRQVGQSGAVVSPEVYVAVGVSGAVQHVAGMADSDTVIAVNSDPTAPIFDVADYGVVADLFDVVPELVDAFRPPER, from the coding sequence GTGACCGTCCTCGCCGTCGCCGAACACCGGCGCGGTCGGCTGCGTGACGTGAGCCTCGAACTGCTCTCGGCCGGCCGGGAGCTGACCGCGGGGACCGACCGGGCTGTCCACGCCGCCGTGGTGGGCGGGCGCGCCGAGCGGTTCGCCGACCGGCTCGCCCGCGTCGGGGTCGACGTGGTCCACACGACAGCCGCGGGCGAAGCGTTCAACCACGACGTGGCCACGCAGGCGCTCACACAGCTCGTCGAGGCCGTCGACGCCGACCTCGTCCTCGCGCCCCACACGGTCACCGGCCTCGACTACGCGCCGGCGCTCGCCAGCCGACTCGACTGGCCGCTGGTGACCGACGTCATCGGGCTCAGCGGCGACGACGGCCTCGCCGTCACGCGCGAGTGCCTCGCGTCGAAGCTGGTCGAGACACTCGCCGTCGACGGCGAGCGCGCAGTCCTCACCCTGCGCCCCGGCGCGTGGTCCGCCGCCGAGGGCTCCGGTGACGCCGACGTGCGCCCGTTCACACCCGACATCGACGATTCGGCTGTCCGCTCGACGGTGACCGGTTTCGAGGCGGTCGGACCCGGCGACGTCGACCTCACCGACGCCGACGTGGTGGTCGCCGTCGGTCGCGGTATCGGGTCCGAATCGAACCTCGACCTGATATTCGACCTCGCGGACGCCATGGGCGCGACCGTCGCCGCCTCGAGTCCGCCGGTAAAGAAGGGGTGGCTCTCGGCGGACCGGCAGGTCGGTCAGTCGGGTGCGGTCGTCTCGCCGGAGGTGTACGTCGCTGTCGGCGTCTCCGGGGCCGTCCAGCACGTCGCCGGCATGGCCGACAGCGACACGGTCATCGCCGTCAACTCCGACCCGACCGCGCCGATATTCGACGTTGCTGACTACGGCGTCGTCGCGGACCTCTTCGACGTCGTCCCCGAACTCGTCGACGCGTTTCGGCCCCCCGAACGCTGA
- a CDS encoding electron transfer flavoprotein subunit beta/FixA family protein produces MQILVTVTAVSVPDDEFDGGLDERSLPHEWDAQAIEAAVRLREAHDAAEVVIAAIGPEEAVRDALARGPDRAVRVWDDRLADTALDSQTKARLLAGVAAEVDPDLVLTGVRSGGDGFAATGVTLAARLDYGWATVVTDLNADREAGVVSVRRELEGNVEELTTVELPAVLTIQTGCNEPRYASLGAVRAAHRADIDVRSLADLGLSPADIERPLTRTGTSEPDRDGGVTHFEGSPEETATALAAVLREHGVGP; encoded by the coding sequence GTGCAAATACTTGTCACAGTGACGGCGGTGTCCGTCCCCGATGACGAGTTCGACGGCGGCCTCGACGAGCGGTCGCTCCCCCACGAGTGGGACGCACAGGCCATCGAGGCGGCGGTCCGGCTCCGGGAAGCCCACGACGCCGCCGAGGTCGTCATCGCCGCCATCGGCCCCGAAGAAGCCGTTCGAGACGCGCTGGCCCGGGGCCCCGACCGGGCGGTTCGGGTCTGGGACGACCGACTGGCCGATACTGCACTCGACTCACAGACGAAAGCCCGTCTGCTCGCCGGTGTCGCCGCCGAGGTCGACCCGGACCTCGTACTGACCGGTGTGCGGTCGGGCGGCGACGGCTTCGCCGCGACCGGTGTGACGCTTGCCGCCCGACTCGACTACGGCTGGGCGACGGTCGTCACCGACCTGAACGCGGACCGCGAGGCCGGCGTCGTCTCCGTCCGCCGGGAGCTGGAGGGGAACGTCGAGGAGCTGACGACGGTCGAACTGCCCGCCGTCCTGACGATACAGACCGGCTGCAACGAGCCTCGATACGCGAGTCTCGGAGCGGTTCGGGCGGCCCATCGAGCCGACATCGACGTGCGGTCACTCGCCGACCTCGGGCTCTCACCGGCCGATATCGAGCGTCCGCTCACCCGGACCGGCACCTCAGAGCCCGACCGGGACGGCGGCGTGACACACTTCGAGGGGAGCCCCGAGGAGACGGCCACCGCGCTGGCAGCGGTCCTGCGCGAACACGGGGTGGGGCCGTGA
- a CDS encoding helix-turn-helix transcriptional regulator, with amino-acid sequence MALRVSAVLLVLLFVAFPAASAATAPAPIHDGPAAQSTPQQELVRENMTFHVQLAPDGDARWTITDSYALGDANDSRAFESLADEFTSRDTDRRLVEQFRTASAATGSETGREMAVTNVTRDYAVTDRRGQLVLSFTWTNFAAVNGSRITVRDAFYTEEGTWFNGLTERQSLVVSPPAGYVVQNSPPDSYLQDGSIRIDGQETFQRGDLNIVYEGDPDGRTTASTGSPGPGPNSGGNLPLWFGVGALLVIALAVAVLYLNDWDGFPPAGASDTDDTAGGDAPAAPETANGGTETASDEIDVELLSDEERVERLLEQNGGRMKQARIVKETGWSNAKVSQLLSSMDEDDRVDKLRIGRENLISFPDEDVTEIED; translated from the coding sequence ATGGCCCTGCGGGTATCCGCCGTCCTCCTCGTCCTCCTCTTCGTTGCGTTCCCAGCGGCGTCGGCAGCCACAGCCCCGGCCCCGATACACGACGGGCCGGCTGCGCAGTCGACGCCCCAGCAGGAACTAGTTCGCGAGAACATGACGTTTCACGTTCAGCTAGCACCCGACGGTGACGCACGCTGGACGATTACCGACAGTTACGCGCTCGGCGACGCGAACGACAGCCGGGCGTTCGAGTCGCTCGCGGACGAGTTCACCAGCAGGGACACCGACCGGCGGCTGGTCGAGCAGTTCCGCACTGCGAGCGCTGCGACCGGGAGCGAGACCGGCCGAGAGATGGCGGTCACAAACGTAACCCGGGACTACGCTGTCACCGACCGACGCGGCCAGCTCGTCCTGTCGTTCACGTGGACGAACTTCGCGGCCGTCAACGGGAGTCGCATCACCGTTCGTGACGCGTTCTACACGGAGGAGGGCACGTGGTTCAACGGACTGACCGAGCGACAGTCGCTCGTCGTCTCCCCGCCGGCCGGATACGTGGTACAGAACTCCCCTCCGGACTCCTATCTCCAGGACGGGTCGATCCGAATCGACGGTCAGGAGACGTTTCAGCGAGGCGACCTGAACATCGTCTACGAGGGCGACCCGGACGGTCGGACGACGGCATCGACGGGCTCGCCCGGACCCGGACCGAACAGCGGCGGGAACCTGCCGCTGTGGTTCGGCGTGGGCGCGTTGCTGGTCATCGCTCTGGCGGTCGCCGTCCTCTATCTGAACGACTGGGACGGGTTCCCGCCGGCGGGCGCGAGCGACACCGACGACACCGCTGGCGGTGACGCACCGGCGGCACCCGAGACGGCCAACGGCGGGACGGAGACGGCCAGCGACGAGATAGACGTCGAACTGTTGAGCGACGAGGAGCGCGTCGAACGGCTGCTCGAACAGAACGGCGGCCGCATGAAACAGGCCCGAATCGTCAAGGAGACCGGCTGGTCGAACGCCAAGGTGTCCCAGCTGCTCTCCTCGATGGACGAGGACGACCGCGTCGACAAGCTCAGAATCGGCCGGGAGAACCTCATCTCCTTCCCGGACGAGGACGTGACCGAAATCGAGGACTGA